One Bacteroidota bacterium genomic window, AAAAAATTCAACTTTTGTTTTCAAATGAACTTATTGAAGAATTTATTAAAGTATCTAAAAGACCTAAATTTAAAAAATATTTTACAAATGACGATATTGAAAGATTGCTTGAAACATTTAATTCTTATGGGAAATTAATTGAAATAGAATCTGATATAAATGAATGCAGGGATGTAATACTAAACTGCCATCAAGATACTGAAAATAAAACATTTCTTTTCGCCCTGTTTTTATTCAAAAAATTATTCCGTAGCCACAGCTATGCAAGAATTTTGTGAAGAAAAACAAAACAAAAATAATTTATTTTCTTAATCAGCATCTTAATAGCGGTTTAGTATAAGGGATAATTTTTTATTGAATTTGGCAATTGATGGTAAAGCAGATTATTTATTATCAGGAGATAATGATTTACTTGAGATGTTAAAAATAAAAAACACCAAAATTATTTCTATCACTAATTTTCTGGAAATAGTAGAATAAAGAACACCCCACTAATACGCAAAAGCTATCGGGCAAGCAATTTTTGATTTATTTTATTATTTTTATGCTTTATAGATATATGCAAATATCAACTAATAAATCATGATGATTTTGGATTACAATCCAAAATAACTATAATAATTATGGATTACAATCCAAAATTATTATATTTGCAGTATGATAAAAAGAGAATTAACAGAAATTATAAAGCAGAAATTTTTTAAGAACAAAGCTATTATAATTACAGGACCAAGACAAGTTGGCAAAACTACTTTGGTAAAAGCTCTTGTTGA contains:
- a CDS encoding putative toxin-antitoxin system toxin component, PIN family; this encodes KIQLLFSNELIEEFIKVSKRPKFKKYFTNDDIERLLETFNSYGKLIEIESDINECRDVILNCHQDTENKTFLFALFLFKKLFRSHSYARIL